AGGGCTGACCTACAGCTATTCCTGCCAAAGCACCTTCGCGAAATAAATTTCTAGCACCAATTCCTGCTATCCAGTAATGAACGTCGATATCCCCCACGATTGTTTCATCGTAGCTACCATAGCCATAGCGAGCAAAAATACCAAATTCAGAGGTGAAGCTAAATTCTAAATTAGTACCGACGACATCAAAGCGATTGTCAAATAATTCACCTCCGCTATATTGCAGGCGTACAGCAAAATTTCTAGAGGGTGAGTATTCTGCTTCTACCGTTCCTTGATAAGTATCCCCAAACAAACCGCGATTGCCTGCTGCGTTAAGATTCATGCTTTGTTGGGGAAATAGGACTTGGGTAAATGGCGCAGCACCAATAACCGGTCTAATTTGTTCTCCACCAGGATTGCTAGCGTCTGGTGCTGCATACAATCCCCTGATGGCAAATGCTTTATGTGGTTTCCAATCAACTGCTGCCCCAGCAGCAGGACCATTAACTGGAAATAGAATCAAATTATTAACAAATAACTCAGAGCTAAAGTCTAGGAAGCTAAGATTGGCATAACTATTGCGATCAACATAATCGGTCGAGCGAATGTCTGGACCGAGAGAAACTGACAGGTTGGAAATGGGTTTGAAGGTGTAAGCCAATCTGCCTATGCCAAAATCTCCATCTTCTGTAGGTGGTTCTGCCGCATACTCTATCTGACTGCCAAAGAAAGGCTCTAACGTAGCAGCAGCATTGTCTACGCCCCTAAAATTATTTACCGTAGAGCCACTAGCACCCTCAAGACGAATTAACAAAGAATCAGTACCAAAAAAGCTGGTGGTTAAATCTAATCCCGCTCGATAGAGTATTGTCGCCTCGGGATTAGAATTGGCAAGTTCTCGCCTACCTGAAGGATCGACAATGCGATCGCCATCAAACCCTCCCGCATTAGCCGACATAATAATCTGTCCTCTCAACTTGGTAGTAGTGGAGAATTGGTTGTCTTCAAAGGCGGCGACACGACCTTCAATATTGTTCACCCGTCCTTTTAGTTGAGCTAATTCTGGCTCAAAGTCGCGAGCGAGTCGATCAAGCTGGCTGAGATCGTTAGGTCTAACCGTTTCCTGTTCGGCTATCATACGTTCGATGGCGTTGACGCAGGTATTTAAAGCAGCAGCAAACTCCCAGCGAGTTAAAGCGCGATCGCCCTGAAAAGTTCCGTCGGGATAGCCAGAAATACAGCCATAGCGATTGGCTAAATTTTTTAATGCCTCGTAAGCCCAGTCATTAGGGCTAACATCTTTGAGTTCGTTGACGTTGGTAATTTGATTAACGGTCAAAGCAGGGGAATTTTGGTTCTGAGATTGAATTAAATTAGGGGAATTTGAGGTGAGATCGTTAACTTTGGGAATCTTTGCGTGGGCTGCATCAGCACCAAAAAATAATAAACTAGATAAACAAATGCTATTGGTAAAGGTGCGATCGAGGAATTTTGGGAAGATCATCATAGAAATTTTCAAAATATAAAAATAATAAACTAGATAAACAAATGCTATTGGTAAAGGTGCGATCGAGGAATTTTAGAAAGATCGTAAGTAAAAATCTGGGATTTTACATCTACGAGTGCAAGTCGATCTTGAGAATGTGAGTTTTAATTATCTGTTGTTGAGTGTCCGTCTGGGAATCAAGAGGAAATGAAATACTACTAATATTACTAGCGTTATTGCTGCTCCCCCGTAGTAAATAGCTGGCATACCTCCAAGCTGCAAGGCGATCGCAGCCAGAATAGGTCCTAAAGCTCTGCCAAAGGCTTGGATACTGACATTCATTGACATAAATCCTGCTCGATAGCCTTCTGGAGCAAATTTGGCTAGTAAAGCTTGAATAGAAGGATAAGCCATCCCTTCGACTGCACCGATTAACATACTGGGGATTAAAAGCAGACTCAACTGGGTAGTGTTGAAAATTAGCAATAGTGAAACTGCGAAGATAACTAAGGAAATTTTAATTAGTTTGACTTCTGATAACTTGGTGGCAAACAAACCAACTAAAAGAGCAACTAAGGCTAGAGAAATAGAATTAGCAGAAAAAACGATGCCGATTGCCGAGGCTGAAGCGTTCATAACCGTTCCCGCCAACACGGGAGTGAAAGTATAAAACGCCCCAAACTGAACGGCAAATAGACCAACCACCAAAAACAACAGTCCCATTACTTCACGATGCTTGATGCTGTCGCTAATATTTTGCACGTAGGTTTTGAAGTCAATATTTTCCAGCTTGACAGCTTGGGTCGGCAGTTTGAGCTTAAGTAACACCAAGACAGCTACAGGAATTGCTAACAAAGACAGTAGAAAGGGCAGTCGCCAGTTAATATCTGCTAAACCACCACCGAGGGCAGGGTAAATGGTAGAACCCACACCGATGGCACTAGCGTTTAAAGCCATAGCGGTAGTGACTCTTTTTCCTTTGTATAAATCCGAAAGCGCGGAGATTACCATCGCTTCTAAGCTCGCTGCTCCAAATCCTTGCAAGCATCGCCACTCAATCAGACTGCGAAAATCCTGAGCGGTGGCACATAAGACCCCTCCCAGAGCAAATAATAGTAGAGAAGGAATCAAAATTTGCTTTTTACCAAAGCGATCGCCCAAGAAGCCAAAGATGGGCGTGCCAACGGCGACAGGTACTAAGAAAGCCGTGACTATCAATGTGATTTGTTGTGAAGAAACTCCTAAAGCTTGGGCGATAGTTCCTAGAGTGGGATTAATACTAAAAATTGGTAGAATCGCCACCATTGTCACGCTGAGGATAACTCGCAGATTGCGGTCTTTATATACCCTGGTCTGGGTCTTGCTCTGCTGAATTTCTAAGTTTGATATATTCATGAGTTTGAACCAATAGACTAACAATAAATAAGTAACTAACAGCAACGAGAACTTATGCAGTTGGAGATAAAGTTAAACCTCGTTCACGCCTTGAAAACGTTAGTTTCTCAAGTATCTGTTCAAAAGATTACTG
Above is a genomic segment from Coleofasciculaceae cyanobacterium containing:
- a CDS encoding MFS transporter yields the protein MNISNLEIQQSKTQTRVYKDRNLRVILSVTMVAILPIFSINPTLGTIAQALGVSSQQITLIVTAFLVPVAVGTPIFGFLGDRFGKKQILIPSLLLFALGGVLCATAQDFRSLIEWRCLQGFGAASLEAMVISALSDLYKGKRVTTAMALNASAIGVGSTIYPALGGGLADINWRLPFLLSLLAIPVAVLVLLKLKLPTQAVKLENIDFKTYVQNISDSIKHREVMGLLFLVVGLFAVQFGAFYTFTPVLAGTVMNASASAIGIVFSANSISLALVALLVGLFATKLSEVKLIKISLVIFAVSLLLIFNTTQLSLLLIPSMLIGAVEGMAYPSIQALLAKFAPEGYRAGFMSMNVSIQAFGRALGPILAAIALQLGGMPAIYYGGAAITLVILVVFHFLLIPRRTLNNR
- a CDS encoding iron uptake porin codes for the protein MMIFPKFLDRTFTNSICLSSLLFFGADAAHAKIPKVNDLTSNSPNLIQSQNQNSPALTVNQITNVNELKDVSPNDWAYEALKNLANRYGCISGYPDGTFQGDRALTRWEFAAALNTCVNAIERMIAEQETVRPNDLSQLDRLARDFEPELAQLKGRVNNIEGRVAAFEDNQFSTTTKLRGQIIMSANAGGFDGDRIVDPSGRRELANSNPEATILYRAGLDLTTSFFGTDSLLIRLEGASGSTVNNFRGVDNAAATLEPFFGSQIEYAAEPPTEDGDFGIGRLAYTFKPISNLSVSLGPDIRSTDYVDRNSYANLSFLDFSSELFVNNLILFPVNGPAAGAAVDWKPHKAFAIRGLYAAPDASNPGGEQIRPVIGAAPFTQVLFPQQSMNLNAAGNRGLFGDTYQGTVEAEYSPSRNFAVRLQYSGGELFDNRFDVVGTNLEFSFTSEFGIFARYGYGSYDETIVGDIDVHYWIAGIGARNLFREGALAGIAVGQPFIASEVGNATQTNFELFYNYPLSRRLQITPSAQVITNSGNQDSNGTIITGTVRTVFSF